Proteins encoded by one window of Arachis ipaensis cultivar K30076 chromosome B04, Araip1.1, whole genome shotgun sequence:
- the LOC110271512 gene encoding uncharacterized protein LOC110271512 encodes MSKFNLQKLCKRNQEIRQKQIIPHTSGAKSIARRRAELEKIEAHSSQQPMELTLNYPLDALGVVFGKEHPGRVRGLGMGAVPTIAFKNNITRISQMNLGSSNDVGTSSTCGPNVQEELDTVKAQLQALVSYIASKEGGKIPIQLAGIFPTQQVSQVQIQLSSFFSF; translated from the exons ATGTCCAAATTTAACTTGCAGAAACTTTGTAAGAGGAATCAAGAAATTCGGCAAAAACAAATAATTCCTCATACTTCAGGTGCTAAATCAATTGCAAGAAGAAGGGCTGAATTG GAGAAGATTGAAGCACATAGCAGCCAACAACCGATGGAATTAACTCTTAATTATCCTCTTGATGCTCTTGGAGTAGTTTTTGGGAAAGAGCACCCTGGTCGTGTTCGAGGTTTAGGTATGGGAGCTGTTCCAACAATTGCTTTCAAGAACAACATTACAAGGATTAGTCAAATGAATTTAGGTTCTTCAAATGATGTTGGAACATCATCTACTTGTGGTCCAAATGTACAAGAAGAGTTGGATACCGTTAAAGCACAATTGCAAGCGCTAGTCTCCTATATTGCTTCTAAGGAAGGAGGTAAAATTCCAATACAATTGGCTGGAATATTCCCTACTCAACAAGTTTCACAGGTACAAATACAATTAtcctcttttttttccttttga